Below is a window of Candidatus Thorarchaeota archaeon DNA.
GCCCAACGTCCAAGGCCGGGCCAACTGAATATGCTTTCGGTCAATACTGCCCCTGTAATGAGACTCCCGAATGAGAGCCCAATTACAGTGACCGTTGGAATAAGGGCGTTCCTTAAAGCGTGTTTATAGATGAC
It encodes the following:
- a CDS encoding ABC transporter permease — translated: VIYKHALRNALIPTVTVIGLSFGSLITGAVLTESIFSWPGLGRWATQAILHSDMAAMTGFTLLIALIFVSANLLVDLVYGALDPRIRYG